Proteins from a genomic interval of Kitasatospora herbaricolor:
- a CDS encoding rhomboid-like protein, translating into MPGVRRESVTPGPPYGGLRLGLRAGPAGWVLRRVPTPRRTPFTLAFLATLGATTVFSRQADPELVRHLQELSSTDGHNLLRHPLQSLLLSGFWVAGPVWMPYLWAFAFTVAPLERRVGPARAAGVFAAGHVLATLLSQGVVATAVRAGRLGPDALDTLDIGVSYGVLASLGALAALLPRPGRLLVLAGAGLLVADQVATDQDLVTGVGHPAALLLGVLLGCRLRRRTRPPRRARGRHPAGERSRTEASRGRAVLDRA; encoded by the coding sequence GTGCCAGGCGTACGACGGGAGTCCGTCACTCCCGGACCGCCCTACGGCGGACTGCGGCTCGGGCTGCGCGCGGGCCCGGCCGGCTGGGTGCTCCGGCGGGTCCCCACGCCCCGGCGCACCCCCTTCACGCTGGCCTTCCTCGCCACCCTGGGCGCCACCACGGTCTTTTCCCGGCAGGCCGATCCGGAGCTGGTCCGCCACCTCCAGGAGCTGTCAAGCACGGACGGCCACAACCTGCTGCGGCACCCGCTGCAGTCCCTGCTGCTCAGCGGGTTCTGGGTGGCCGGGCCGGTCTGGATGCCCTACCTGTGGGCCTTCGCCTTCACCGTGGCCCCGCTGGAGCGCCGGGTCGGACCGGCCAGGGCCGCCGGGGTCTTCGCCGCCGGACACGTGCTGGCGACCCTGCTGTCGCAGGGCGTGGTGGCGACCGCCGTCCGGGCCGGGCGGCTCGGCCCCGACGCGCTGGACACGCTCGACATAGGCGTCAGCTACGGCGTACTGGCCAGCCTGGGGGCGCTCGCCGCGCTGCTCCCGCGGCCCGGGCGGCTGCTGGTGCTGGCCGGGGCCGGGCTGCTGGTCGCCGACCAGGTCGCCACCGACCAGGACCTCGTCACCGGAGTGGGCCACCCGGCCGCGCTGCTCCTCGGCGTGCTGCTCGGGTGCCGGCTGCGGCGCCGGACCCGGCCGCCCCGCCGGGCCCGCGGCCGGCACCCGGCCGGGGAGCGGTCGCGTACGGAGGCCTCGCGCGGCCGGGCCGTGCTCGACCGGGCGTAG
- a CDS encoding sensor histidine kinase codes for MTFPQQRNGDTDTTRPPTLAARAARRVWADIRPLDPVRSIKGKLALLVIVSVFLASGMVVVAIRSETQIRIIMIFSMIASLLFMQFLAHGLTAPLRDMTLAAREMAGGDYSRRVEVSSRDEIGELAATFNQMAADLEAADRHRRELVANVSHELRTPIAALRAVLENVVDGVVQPNPATLGAALEQTERLGRLVTHLLDLSKLDGGVVPLDARPFEVRTFLDGVLRGVTVDGATAGGAFSRRGDVRLALEVRPSGLTGVADPERLHQVVANLVDNACKHSPPGGTVTVRARPSADPGGLLLEVEDEGPGIPLQDRSRVFERFSRSGAATAQGPGSDGGTGLGLAIARWAVDLHGGQIEVAEAARGCRIEVRLPGQR; via the coding sequence ATGACCTTTCCACAGCAACGCAACGGGGACACCGACACCACCCGGCCGCCGACTCTGGCCGCCCGGGCGGCGCGCCGCGTCTGGGCCGACATCCGCCCGCTGGACCCGGTGCGCTCGATCAAGGGCAAGCTCGCCCTGCTCGTGATCGTCTCGGTCTTCCTGGCCAGCGGCATGGTCGTGGTCGCGATCCGGTCCGAGACCCAGATCCGGATCATCATGATCTTCTCGATGATCGCCTCCCTGCTCTTCATGCAGTTCCTCGCGCACGGGCTGACCGCCCCGCTGCGCGACATGACGCTCGCCGCCCGCGAGATGGCCGGCGGCGACTACAGCCGCCGGGTCGAGGTGTCCTCCCGCGACGAGATCGGCGAGCTGGCCGCGACCTTCAACCAGATGGCAGCAGACCTGGAGGCCGCCGACCGGCACCGCCGCGAGCTGGTCGCCAACGTCTCGCACGAGCTGCGCACGCCGATCGCCGCGCTGCGCGCCGTGCTGGAGAACGTGGTCGACGGCGTGGTGCAGCCGAACCCGGCCACCCTGGGCGCGGCCCTGGAACAGACCGAACGCCTGGGCCGGCTGGTCACCCACCTGCTGGACCTCTCCAAGCTGGACGGCGGCGTGGTGCCGCTGGACGCCCGCCCGTTCGAGGTGCGGACCTTCCTGGACGGCGTGCTGCGCGGGGTCACGGTGGACGGCGCGACGGCCGGCGGGGCCTTCTCCCGCCGCGGCGACGTCCGGCTGGCGCTGGAGGTGCGGCCGTCCGGGCTGACCGGCGTGGCGGACCCGGAGCGGCTCCACCAGGTGGTCGCCAACCTGGTCGACAACGCATGCAAGCACTCCCCGCCCGGCGGCACCGTGACCGTCCGGGCACGCCCGTCGGCGGACCCGGGCGGCCTGCTCCTGGAGGTCGAGGACGAGGGGCCTGGCATCCCGCTGCAGGACCGCAGCCGGGTCTTCGAGCGGTTCAGCCGCAGCGGCGCCGCCACCGCGCAGGGGCCGGGCAGCGACGGCGGCACGGGCCTGGGCCTGGCGATCGCCCGCTGGGCGGTGGACCTGCACGGCGGGCAGATCGAGGTGGCGGAGGCGGCCCGCGGCTGCCGGATCGAGGTCCGGCTGCCCGGGCAGCGCTAG
- a CDS encoding multifunctional oxoglutarate decarboxylase/oxoglutarate dehydrogenase thiamine pyrophosphate-binding subunit/dihydrolipoyllysine-residue succinyltransferase subunit has product MSPQSPETPNSSAPRTTTEPSGFGPNEWLVDEIYQQYLQDPNSVDRAWWDFFADYKPGTEVTPVTQAATQVGPTPTPVAAPAPAAVPAAPAPAAPAAPAPVQQAPAPLAAAPAAPPAPKAAAPAAAPAATTGPELIPLRGPAKAVATNMDASLEVPTATSVRAVPAKLLIDNRIVINNHLQRARGGKVSFTHLIGYALVQAVKASPGMNHSYQVKDGKPFLVKPDHVNLGLAIDLVKPNGDRQLVVAAIKKAETLDFFGFWQAYEDIVRRARANKLTMDDFTGVTVSLTNPGGIGTVHSVPRLMQNQGTIVGVGAMEYPAEFQGSSPDTLAKLGISKIMTLTSTYDHRVIQGAASGEFLRTIHQLLLGEHGFYDEIFESLRIPYEPVRWATDVAATHDDEVNKTARVMELIHSYRVRGHLMADTDPLEYKQRKHPDLDVVEHGLTLWDLEREFAVGGFGGQKMMKLRDILGLLRASYCRTVGIEYMHIQDPKQRKWLQQRLEKPYTKPEREEQLRILRRLNSAEAFETFLQTKYVGQKRFSLEGGESLIPLLDATIDAAAEHRLDEAVIGMAHRGRLNVLANIVGKPYGKIFGEFEGNLDPKSMHGSGDVKYHLGSEGTFTGLDGETIKVSLAANPSHLETVDPVVEGIARAKQDVLDLAGTSFPVLPIQIHGDAAFAGQGVVAETLNMSQLRGYRTGGTVHVVVNNQVGFTAAPASSRSSMYCTDVARMIEAPIFHVNGDDPEAVVRVARLAFEFRQEFHKDVVIDLICYRRRGHNEADNPSFTQPLMYDLIDKKRSVRKLYTEGLIGRGDITMEEAEQALQDFQGQLEKVFSEVRDAAQTPVSAAGGKPQADFPVNIQTGISQEMVKRIAASQVNLPDWLTVHPRLLPQLQRRAASVEDNTIDWAMGETLAIGSLLMEGHPVRLAGQDSRRGTFGQRHAVLIDRVTGEDYTPLLYLTEDQARYTVYDSLLSEYAAMGFEYGYSLTRPNALVMWEAQFGDFVNGAQTVVDEYIASAEQKWGQHSGVTLLLPHGYEGQGPDHSSARPERFLQLCAQNNMTVAMPTLPSNYFHLLRWQAHNPHHKPLIVFTPKSMLRLKAAASATEEFTSGSFRPVIGDTTVDPANVRKVVITAGKFYYDVAAARAERGVTDTAIVRVERLYPLPVAELQEELGRYGDDVQFIWAQEEPANQGAWPFIAMNLVDHLQVVVGRSAGGARLRRVARTASSAPAVGSAKRHAAEQQALLEEIFTL; this is encoded by the coding sequence GTGTCGCCACAGTCCCCTGAAACCCCCAACAGCTCGGCCCCACGCACTACGACGGAGCCCTCGGGCTTCGGCCCCAATGAGTGGCTCGTCGACGAGATCTACCAGCAGTACCTCCAGGATCCCAACTCGGTCGACCGAGCCTGGTGGGACTTTTTCGCCGACTACAAGCCCGGTACCGAGGTGACTCCAGTGACCCAGGCCGCGACCCAGGTCGGCCCCACGCCGACTCCCGTTGCCGCCCCTGCCCCTGCTGCCGTTCCGGCGGCGCCCGCGCCCGCAGCACCGGCCGCTCCGGCGCCCGTGCAGCAGGCTCCCGCGCCGCTGGCCGCAGCACCGGCCGCTCCGCCGGCTCCCAAGGCCGCCGCCCCGGCCGCGGCCCCGGCCGCCACCACGGGCCCCGAGCTGATCCCGCTGCGCGGCCCGGCGAAGGCCGTCGCCACCAACATGGACGCCTCGCTGGAGGTGCCGACCGCGACCTCCGTGCGCGCCGTGCCCGCCAAGTTGCTGATCGACAACCGCATCGTCATCAACAACCACCTGCAGCGCGCCCGCGGCGGCAAGGTCTCCTTCACGCACCTGATCGGTTACGCCCTGGTGCAGGCCGTCAAGGCCAGCCCGGGCATGAACCACAGCTACCAGGTCAAGGACGGCAAGCCGTTCCTGGTGAAGCCGGACCACGTGAACCTGGGCCTGGCGATCGACCTGGTGAAGCCCAACGGCGACCGCCAGCTCGTGGTCGCGGCCATCAAGAAGGCCGAGACCCTCGACTTCTTCGGCTTCTGGCAGGCCTACGAGGACATCGTCCGCCGGGCCCGCGCCAACAAGCTCACGATGGACGACTTCACCGGCGTCACCGTCTCGCTGACGAACCCCGGCGGCATCGGCACCGTGCACTCCGTGCCGCGCCTGATGCAGAACCAGGGCACCATCGTCGGCGTCGGCGCGATGGAGTACCCGGCCGAGTTCCAGGGCTCGTCCCCGGACACCCTGGCCAAGCTGGGCATCTCCAAGATCATGACGCTCACCTCGACCTACGACCACCGGGTCATCCAGGGCGCGGCGTCCGGCGAGTTCCTGCGCACCATCCACCAGCTCCTGCTGGGCGAGCACGGCTTCTACGACGAGATCTTCGAGTCGCTGCGGATCCCGTACGAGCCGGTCCGCTGGGCGACCGACGTCGCCGCCACCCACGACGACGAGGTCAACAAGACCGCGCGCGTCATGGAGCTGATCCACTCCTACCGGGTCCGCGGCCACCTGATGGCCGACACCGACCCGCTGGAGTACAAGCAGCGCAAGCACCCCGACCTGGACGTCGTGGAGCACGGGCTGACCCTGTGGGACCTGGAGCGCGAGTTCGCCGTCGGCGGCTTCGGCGGCCAGAAGATGATGAAGCTCCGCGACATCCTCGGCCTGCTGCGCGCCTCGTACTGCCGCACCGTCGGCATCGAGTACATGCACATCCAGGACCCGAAGCAGCGCAAGTGGCTGCAGCAGCGCCTGGAGAAGCCGTACACCAAGCCGGAGCGCGAGGAGCAGCTGCGCATCCTGCGCCGGCTCAACTCGGCCGAGGCCTTCGAGACCTTCCTGCAGACGAAGTACGTCGGCCAGAAGCGCTTCTCGCTGGAGGGCGGCGAGTCGCTGATCCCGCTGCTGGACGCCACCATCGACGCCGCCGCCGAGCACCGCCTCGACGAGGCCGTGATCGGCATGGCCCACCGCGGCCGCCTCAACGTGCTCGCCAACATCGTCGGCAAGCCGTACGGCAAGATCTTCGGCGAGTTCGAGGGCAACCTCGACCCGAAGTCGATGCACGGCTCCGGCGACGTCAAGTACCACCTGGGCTCCGAGGGCACCTTCACCGGCCTGGACGGGGAGACCATCAAGGTCTCGCTGGCCGCGAACCCCTCCCACCTGGAGACGGTCGACCCGGTCGTCGAGGGCATCGCCCGCGCCAAGCAGGACGTCCTGGACCTGGCCGGCACCTCCTTCCCGGTGCTGCCGATCCAGATCCACGGCGACGCGGCCTTCGCGGGCCAGGGCGTAGTCGCGGAGACCCTGAACATGTCGCAGCTGCGCGGCTACCGCACCGGCGGCACCGTGCACGTCGTGGTGAACAACCAGGTCGGCTTCACCGCCGCCCCGGCTTCCTCGCGCTCCTCGATGTACTGCACCGACGTGGCCCGGATGATCGAGGCCCCGATCTTCCACGTGAACGGCGACGACCCGGAGGCCGTGGTCCGCGTCGCGCGCCTCGCCTTCGAGTTCCGCCAGGAGTTCCACAAGGACGTCGTGATCGACCTCATCTGCTACCGCCGCCGCGGTCACAACGAGGCCGACAACCCGTCGTTCACCCAGCCGCTGATGTACGACCTGATCGACAAGAAGCGCTCGGTGCGCAAGCTCTACACCGAGGGCCTGATCGGCCGCGGCGACATCACCATGGAAGAGGCGGAGCAGGCGCTCCAGGACTTCCAGGGCCAGCTGGAGAAGGTCTTCTCCGAGGTCCGCGACGCCGCGCAGACGCCGGTCTCGGCGGCCGGCGGCAAGCCGCAGGCCGACTTCCCGGTCAACATCCAGACCGGCATCTCCCAGGAGATGGTCAAGCGGATCGCCGCCTCGCAGGTCAACCTGCCGGACTGGCTGACCGTCCACCCGCGCCTGCTGCCCCAGCTGCAGCGCCGCGCGGCCTCGGTCGAGGACAACACCATCGACTGGGCCATGGGCGAGACGCTCGCCATCGGCTCGCTGCTGATGGAGGGCCACCCCGTCCGCCTGGCCGGCCAGGACAGCCGCCGCGGCACCTTCGGCCAGCGCCACGCGGTGCTGATCGACCGGGTCACCGGCGAGGACTACACCCCGCTGCTGTACCTGACCGAGGACCAGGCTCGCTACACCGTCTACGACAGCCTGCTGTCGGAGTACGCGGCGATGGGCTTCGAGTACGGCTACTCGCTGACCCGGCCGAACGCGCTGGTCATGTGGGAGGCGCAGTTCGGTGACTTCGTCAACGGCGCGCAGACCGTCGTCGACGAGTACATCGCCTCCGCCGAGCAGAAGTGGGGCCAGCACTCCGGCGTCACCCTGCTGCTGCCGCACGGCTACGAGGGCCAGGGACCGGACCACTCGTCCGCCCGCCCGGAGCGCTTCCTGCAGCTGTGCGCGCAGAACAACATGACGGTCGCGATGCCGACCCTGCCGTCGAACTACTTCCACCTGCTGCGCTGGCAGGCGCACAACCCGCACCACAAGCCGCTGATCGTCTTCACCCCGAAGTCGATGCTGCGTCTGAAGGCCGCGGCGAGTGCCACCGAGGAGTTCACCTCCGGCTCGTTCCGCCCGGTCATCGGTGACACCACCGTCGACCCGGCGAACGTCCGCAAGGTGGTCATCACGGCGGGCAAGTTCTACTACGACGTGGCGGCGGCCCGCGCCGAGCGCGGGGTCACCGACACCGCGATCGTCCGGGTCGAGCGGCTCTACCCGCTGCCGGTGGCCGAGCTCCAGGAGGAGCTGGGCCGGTACGGCGACGACGTCCAGTTCATCTGGGCGCAGGAGGAGCCGGCCAACCAGGGTGCCTGGCCGTTCATCGCGATGAACCTGGTCGACCACCTGCAGGTCGTCGTCGGCCGCAGCGCGGGCGGCGCCCGCCTGCGCCGGGTGGCACGCACCGCCTCGTCCGCCCCGGCGGTCGGCTCGGCCAAGCGCCACGCCGCCGAGCAGCAGGCGCTGCTGGAGGAGATCTTCACCCTCTGA
- the lon gene encoding endopeptidase La: MASTSTPLTLPVLPLDDDVVLPGMVVPLDLSDTEVRAAVEAARSAAVGTQKPQVLLVPRVDGSYAAAGTLATVEQVGRLADGDPAALVRAVRRVRIGVGTTGPGAALWVETTPFRESAVQTPLTGRAAELVKEYKAVSTQWLRKRGAWQIVDRVAQIEGVGELADNIGYAPFATAEQKLKVLLEADQVARLEYALTLLREHLAEEEVNDTIRKDVEEGVAKQQKEFLLRRQLEAVRKELAELNGDPADEEGDYRARVEAADLPEKVREAALKEVDKLERASDQSPEGSWIRTWLDTVLELPWNERSEDAYDIAGARAVLDADHAGLADVKDRIVEYLAVRKRRADQGLGLIGGRRGGAVLALTGPPGVGKTSLGESVARAMGRSFVRVALGGVRDEAEIRGHRRTYVGALPGRIVRAIKEAGSMNPVVLLDEIDKVGSDYRGDPAAALLEVLDPAQNHTFRDHYLEVELDLSDVVFLATANVVEAIPEALLDRMELVRLDGYTEDEKVVIARDHLLPRQLEKAGLTGEEASLTEEALRLLAGEYTREAGVRNLERAIARVLRKVAAQSELGERELPVAIGGDDLRALIGRPHHTPEAAQEPAERRTAVPGVATGLAVTGAGGDVLYIEASLADAETGGTGLTLTGQLGDVMKESAHIALSYLRSRGAELELPVTSLRDRGVHLHVPAGAVPKDGPSAGITMTTALASLLSGRKVRGDVAMTGEVSLTGRVLPIGGVKQKLLAADRAGVTTVIIPKRNEPDLDDVPADVLERLTVHPVADVREVLALALEPAEVLIAA; encoded by the coding sequence ATGGCATCGACGTCCACACCGCTCACCCTGCCCGTCCTGCCGCTCGACGACGACGTCGTGCTGCCGGGCATGGTCGTCCCGCTGGACCTGTCGGACACCGAGGTGCGCGCCGCCGTCGAGGCCGCCAGGTCGGCGGCCGTCGGCACCCAGAAGCCCCAGGTCCTGCTGGTTCCGCGGGTGGACGGCTCGTACGCGGCGGCCGGCACCCTCGCCACCGTCGAGCAGGTCGGCCGGCTCGCCGACGGCGACCCGGCGGCGCTGGTCCGGGCCGTCCGCCGGGTCCGGATCGGCGTCGGCACCACCGGCCCCGGCGCCGCGCTCTGGGTGGAGACCACCCCGTTCCGCGAGTCCGCCGTGCAGACCCCGCTGACCGGCCGGGCCGCGGAGCTGGTCAAGGAGTACAAGGCGGTCTCCACCCAGTGGCTGCGCAAGCGCGGCGCCTGGCAGATCGTCGACCGGGTGGCCCAGATCGAGGGTGTCGGCGAGCTGGCCGACAACATCGGCTACGCGCCCTTCGCCACCGCCGAGCAGAAGCTCAAGGTGCTGCTGGAGGCCGACCAGGTGGCCCGCCTGGAGTACGCGCTCACCCTGCTGCGCGAGCACCTCGCGGAGGAGGAGGTCAACGACACCATCCGCAAGGACGTCGAGGAGGGCGTCGCCAAGCAGCAGAAGGAGTTCCTGCTCCGGCGCCAGCTGGAGGCCGTCCGCAAGGAGCTGGCCGAGCTGAACGGCGACCCGGCCGACGAGGAGGGCGACTACCGCGCCCGGGTCGAGGCCGCCGACCTGCCGGAGAAGGTGCGCGAGGCGGCCCTCAAGGAGGTCGACAAGCTGGAGCGCGCCTCCGACCAGTCGCCCGAGGGCAGCTGGATCCGCACCTGGCTGGACACCGTGCTGGAGCTGCCCTGGAACGAGCGCTCCGAGGACGCGTACGACATCGCCGGGGCCCGCGCCGTCCTCGACGCCGACCACGCCGGGCTCGCCGACGTGAAGGACCGCATCGTCGAGTACCTGGCCGTCCGCAAGCGCCGGGCCGACCAGGGGCTCGGCCTGATCGGCGGCCGCCGAGGGGGCGCCGTGCTGGCGCTCACCGGCCCGCCCGGGGTCGGCAAGACCTCCCTGGGCGAGTCGGTGGCCCGCGCGATGGGCCGCTCCTTCGTCCGGGTCGCGCTCGGCGGCGTCCGGGACGAGGCGGAGATCCGCGGCCACCGCCGCACCTACGTCGGCGCGCTGCCCGGCCGGATCGTCCGGGCGATCAAGGAGGCCGGCTCGATGAACCCGGTCGTGCTGCTCGACGAGATCGACAAGGTCGGCTCCGACTACCGGGGCGACCCGGCCGCCGCGCTGCTCGAAGTGCTCGACCCGGCGCAGAACCACACCTTCCGCGACCACTACCTGGAGGTCGAGCTCGACCTCTCCGACGTGGTCTTCCTGGCCACCGCCAACGTGGTCGAGGCCATCCCCGAGGCCCTGCTCGACCGGATGGAGCTGGTGCGCCTGGACGGCTACACCGAGGACGAGAAGGTCGTCATCGCCCGGGACCACCTGCTCCCGCGCCAGCTGGAGAAGGCCGGCCTCACCGGCGAGGAGGCCTCGCTGACCGAGGAGGCCCTGCGGCTGCTCGCCGGGGAGTACACCCGGGAGGCCGGCGTGCGGAACCTGGAGCGCGCGATCGCCCGGGTGCTGCGCAAGGTGGCCGCGCAGAGCGAGCTCGGCGAGCGCGAGCTGCCGGTGGCGATCGGCGGCGACGACCTGCGGGCCCTGATCGGGCGCCCGCACCACACCCCGGAGGCGGCCCAGGAGCCGGCCGAGCGGCGGACCGCCGTCCCCGGGGTGGCGACCGGGCTCGCGGTCACCGGCGCGGGCGGCGACGTCCTCTACATCGAGGCCTCGCTCGCCGACGCCGAGACCGGCGGCACCGGCCTGACCCTCACCGGGCAGCTGGGCGACGTGATGAAGGAGTCGGCGCACATCGCGCTCTCCTACCTGCGCTCGCGCGGCGCCGAGCTGGAGCTGCCGGTCACCTCGCTGCGCGACCGGGGGGTGCACCTGCACGTGCCGGCCGGGGCCGTGCCCAAGGACGGGCCGAGCGCGGGCATCACCATGACCACCGCCCTGGCCTCGCTGTTGTCCGGCCGCAAGGTCCGAGGCGACGTGGCGATGACCGGTGAGGTCTCGCTCACCGGCCGGGTGCTGCCGATCGGCGGGGTGAAGCAGAAGCTGCTCGCCGCCGACCGGGCCGGGGTCACCACGGTGATCATTCCCAAGCGCAACGAGCCGGACCTGGACGACGTCCCGGCCGACGTGCTGGAGCGGCTGACCGTCCACCCGGTGGCGGACGTCCGGGAGGTGCTGGCGCTGGCCCTGGAGCCGGCCGAGGTGCTGATCGCCGCCTGA
- a CDS encoding response regulator transcription factor translates to MTEIQQDNNTSNAVSSQRRVLVVEDEPTIAESIAARLGAEGFKVAVAHDGPGAVDGFHTWQPDLVVLDIMLPGFDGLEVCRRIQAQRPVPVLMLTARDDETDLLVGLGVGADDYMTKPFSMRELAARVNVLLRRVERAQQAARTPTLGSLRFGELEIDHVQRRVRLASGDVHLTPTEFDLLACLAAQPRAVLTREQLLAEVWDWTDASGTRTVDSHVKALRRKIGASWIRTVHGVGYALEAPAA, encoded by the coding sequence GTGACAGAAATTCAGCAGGACAACAACACCAGCAACGCGGTGAGCAGCCAGCGCAGAGTGCTGGTGGTTGAGGACGAGCCGACGATCGCCGAGTCGATCGCGGCCCGGCTGGGCGCGGAGGGCTTCAAGGTCGCCGTGGCCCACGACGGCCCGGGCGCCGTCGACGGCTTCCACACCTGGCAGCCGGACCTCGTCGTGCTCGACATCATGCTGCCCGGCTTCGACGGCCTGGAGGTGTGCCGCCGGATCCAGGCACAGCGCCCGGTCCCGGTGCTGATGCTGACCGCCCGCGACGACGAGACCGACCTGCTGGTCGGCCTCGGGGTCGGCGCGGACGACTACATGACCAAGCCCTTCTCGATGCGCGAGCTGGCGGCCCGGGTCAACGTGCTGCTGCGCCGCGTGGAGCGCGCCCAGCAGGCGGCCAGGACGCCGACGCTCGGCAGCCTGCGCTTCGGCGAGCTGGAGATCGACCACGTCCAGCGGCGGGTCCGGCTGGCCTCGGGCGACGTCCACCTCACGCCGACCGAGTTCGACCTGCTCGCCTGCCTGGCGGCCCAGCCGCGCGCGGTGCTCACCCGCGAACAGCTGCTCGCCGAGGTCTGGGACTGGACGGACGCCTCCGGCACCCGCACCGTCGACAGCCACGTGAAGGCCCTGCGCCGCAAGATCGGCGCGAGCTGGATCCGCACCGTCCACGGCGTGGGGTACGCGCTGGAGGCACCGGCCGCCTGA